The Nitrospirota bacterium genomic sequence TCAAAATCGAGACTCCCGCGTTGCAGTCTCCTGTTCCTGAGCACGCTGCACAGTTCTCCCATCAGCTCAAAGCTCTGGAGATGAAGGTCAAATTTCCGGCGTTCAGACACGTCATTATCGATAAGGATTTTTCTCACAGAGGTATAGGTCATCCGCTCATTGCTGATAATGATACTCGGATAGAATTTTGCATCAAGCCTGTTGCCGGATCTGTCAAAATCCATCTCGACCGTAAAGGCGAGTCTTTCTTCCTTCGGTTTCAGGCTGCACAGGTCTTCCGAGAGTTCCTTGGGAAGCATCGGGATTACTCTGTCAGGGAAGTAGATGCTTGTGCCCCGTTTTCTTGCTTCCGTGTCAATTGCAGAGTTCCAGCCGACATAGAATCCGACATCGGCGATATGCACGAAAAGGGTATACCCGTGTTTTGATACAAGGATCGATATGGCGTCATCAAAATCCTTTGCGCGTTCGCCGTCGATCGTAACGGTCTGCAGTGAACGCAGATCCTTCCTCCTCTGCGGCCTCTGTCCCGTTTCAGTAGCGGCCTGCCGTGAGATGAGAAGCGCCTCTTCGTGCACACTGCCCGGAAACCTTCTCGGAAGGTTGAATTCATCGATAATTGATTCAACCTCGGCCTTTGGATCTGCCGGTTTTTCCAGGATCTTTAAAATTCTCCCGGTCGGCGGTTTTCTGTCAGTGGGATATTCCGTTATCTCGGCAATCACTATTTCACCGTTTCGGGCGCCCCCGCTGTCTTTTCGTGCGACAGGGATGTCAAAATGCAGCGACCTGTCCTTGGGTTTCACGTAAAGGGCTGTGCCTGTCACTTCAACCCTGCCTGCGATTTTCGTGTTCGCCCTTTCGAGTATTCTTATTATCCTTCCCTCACGCCTTTTCCAGTTTTCGATGCGCACGAGCACCCTGTCATTCTGCATCGCTCCTGATGTCGCCCGTGCAGGGATGAATATATCCCGCTCGCCGGGTTTTTCCATGATCACGAACCCGTACCCGTCCTTGTGGGGATCAAAATACCCGCTCGCGAGGCTCATGTCTTCTGAAGGACCATACAGTCCTTTTCTGGTCAGAACAATATCTCCGGTACGGACCAGACCCCTG encodes the following:
- the rnr gene encoding ribonuclease R — encoded protein: MNKESVLAFFREKTRKPLSFRDLVTLMGLNHKEARALKRILRGLVRTGDIVLTRKGLYGPSEDMSLASGYFDPHKDGYGFVIMEKPGERDIFIPARATSGAMQNDRVLVRIENWKRREGRIIRILERANTKIAGRVEVTGTALYVKPKDRSLHFDIPVARKDSGGARNGEIVIAEITEYPTDRKPPTGRILKILEKPADPKAEVESIIDEFNLPRRFPGSVHEEALLISRQAATETGQRPQRRKDLRSLQTVTIDGERAKDFDDAISILVSKHGYTLFVHIADVGFYVGWNSAIDTEARKRGTSIYFPDRVIPMLPKELSEDLCSLKPKEERLAFTVEMDFDRSGNRLDAKFYPSIIISNERMTYTSVRKILIDNDVSERRKFDLHLQSFELMGELCSVLRNRRLQRGSLDFDLPEPEVLLDLQGMPEAILSAERNYAHMIIEEFMIAANEAVAENLESRGIPAIYRIHEEPDPMRFGEILKAIRFIGRIRKHFNPRDFPGILNSMKGRPEEEIINYLVLRSLKQARYSNINAGHFGLASKCYAHFTSPIRRYPDLVVHRILRETLTQKSLPEKRLKELDSLLPDIAFHSSHMERIADKAEREVIDAMRAWFMKDRVGEEFDARVVNVTPYGLKVRLKDFYVEGFLHVSCLTDDFYQFDEQRMSLVGRHTRRSFSIGRELRVRIDKIDMEEREILLDIV